Genomic DNA from Blastocatellia bacterium:
GTATTGATTTCCGCGCCGGTCTGCATAGCCAGCTCGAATGTCATCCCGTCAATGCGATAGAGCAGCCGTTTCGTTAATGCCATGGCCGACGCGCTGTTTTGATCCAACGCGCTGAGAAATGTCTCAGCGCGCGCATCGAACTCATCGTCTGGGTAGACATGATTGATCAAGCCGATGCGTTCAGCTTCGTGTGCGCCGATGGTCTGGCCGCCGACGACCAGTTCAAAGGCGCGCTTCTCTGACACGTTGCGACGCAGCAATGCTGTCACAATGGCCGGCACGAATCCAATCTTGACCTCAGCGTAGCCAAACTGAGCCGTCTCGCTGGCCAACACCAGATCACACGCTGTTGCGAGCCCGCAGCCGCCAGCCAATGCACGCCCGCGAACGAGCGCCACAATTGGCTTGGGCAGATAGCGCATCGAGGTGAGCACGTGAACCATGCGGGTGGCATCCTCCAAGTTCTCCAGGATGGACGCCTGGCGGATTTTCTGGAGCGCCGTTAGGTCTAATCCCGAACAAAAATCTTGGCCGGCTCCCGTCAACACAACAACACGAACCTCTTTATCGTTGCCGGCCTGCGCAAACGCGCTGCTCAACTCATCAAGCATGAGCGCGTCCAATGCGTTTCGTTTCTCAGGCCGGTTCAGCGTGATGTAAGCCAGAGACCCTTTGACCTCGTAAAGAATGCGTTCGTAGCTCATCCTGTTCCCCTCTCCTCTTAACGCCAATCCCAGTAGAGAATCCGTTCGGAGGTCATATTGTTCCCTTCCGGTCTTATACCAGTCCCAGTTGACTGGCTGTGGCATCATCAACGTCAATGTACATGCGGAGCAGTGCTGTGCTTAGCGTTTTGCCTTGTGCATCGGTGCGAAGCGAGATCGTACCGCCGCCGCCGAGGGCGTGGTGCAACAGGAAATTCAGCGCATGGAGGTTAGGCAGCTCGAAGCGTTCCACCTCACCTTGGCAAATTCCTTGGAAGTGTTGCTTGACCCGTTCTGCTGTCACATGTTCAACCAGCAGGGGATAGTACTCCGGACGATAGGCGATCAGGCCGATATTGGCCGTATCGCCTTTATCACCGGAACGGGCGTGAGCTAGTTTGAGCAGTTGAATCTTGGCCATAACACGATCAGCTCTTCCGGCAGCGCGACAGCGCAACTCGGCCTATGCGACGAGCCGCTCGTTGGCACGAGCAGGAAGTGTTGGTGCAAGGTGTTTCTTGTTCGGCCCATTCTCAAGCTATAGCTATGCTGTTGCCGCTGTGGTCAGGACTGGCGGATTTCAATCGAAGGCTCGACCTGGGATTTGGGCAGCAACGCAGGCCAGTAAGCGACGATCTCCTGTACGTGAGGACGACCGCCAGCAAAGCCCGTCGCCGTGGGCGGGCCGGTCAGGATCAGCGGCGCGATCTCTCGTGTAAACCGATCCACTGCCTGCCGGTTCTCGCTCCTAACACTGATGCGCAATTCGACTTCTGCCAGGTCTGGCGACGGATCGGCTGCCAGCGGACCATGACAAGCGTTGACGCCCACGAACTCCGTGAGAATTTCGTCAAACGTCAGTCCCAATCGCTCCAGTCGCGCGCGAATGATTTGGTCGGCGGCTTTGGCTTTGGCGTAAGCGTCCGGCCAAGAGTAGACCATTGTGCCGACGGCTTTATAGCCGTAGTGATAACTGATCGAGACTTTATAAAACGGCGTTGCCGGCTGCCCCCGAATGCCGAACACACGAACGCGATCGTCGCCGACCTGCTCAAGTTGAATGCTGGTGAAGTCGGCAATGCAATCCGGCGTGATATACTGGCGCGGATCGCCGATTTCATAAACCAGTTGTTCTGTCACGGTGGCCACGGTGACGCGCCCACCTGTGCCTTCGTGCTTGGTAATGACAAACGAACCATCTTCGTAGGCTTCAACAATCGGAAAACCGACATCTGCCAGATCAGGAATGGATGCCCAATCCACCTGACAGTTGCCGCCTGTGCATTGAGCGCCGCATTCGACGATGTGGCCGGCAACAGTTCCTGCCGCCAGTTTGTCCCAATCGTCGAGCGCCCAGCCAAAGCGGTGAATCATCGGCGCCAGTGTCAGACCGGTGTCTGTGCAACGGCCTGTCACAATGATCTGCGCGCCGCGTTCTAATGCTTGGACAATCGGCGCAGCGCCGAAATAGACGTTGGCGCTTTGAATCCGGTCTCGAATCTGCGCGAGCGGCCGACCGGTGTCCATGTCGTTCAACTCATAGCCAGCAGCCATCAACTCATCGAGCCGGTGCATGATGTCGTCGCCAGCG
This window encodes:
- a CDS encoding enoyl-CoA hydratase-related protein, coding for MSYERILYEVKGSLAYITLNRPEKRNALDALMLDELSSAFAQAGNDKEVRVVVLTGAGQDFCSGLDLTALQKIRQASILENLEDATRMVHVLTSMRYLPKPIVALVRGRALAGGCGLATACDLVLASETAQFGYAEVKIGFVPAIVTALLRRNVSEKRAFELVVGGQTIGAHEAERIGLINHVYPDDEFDARAETFLSALDQNSASAMALTKRLLYRIDGMTFELAMQTGAEINTIARMTDDLQQGIQQFLERKKN
- a CDS encoding DUF1446 domain-containing protein yields the protein MDERAMIRIANGQGFWGDWREAPVRQVEGGPIDVLTLDYLAEVTMSIMQKQRARDPQLGYATDFVSLMERILPTCVERQIKVISNAGGVNPHACAEAIITVARQLGLQGVKVGIVAGDDIMHRLDELMAAGYELNDMDTGRPLAQIRDRIQSANVYFGAAPIVQALERGAQIIVTGRCTDTGLTLAPMIHRFGWALDDWDKLAAGTVAGHIVECGAQCTGGNCQVDWASIPDLADVGFPIVEAYEDGSFVITKHEGTGGRVTVATVTEQLVYEIGDPRQYITPDCIADFTSIQLEQVGDDRVRVFGIRGQPATPFYKVSISYHYGYKAVGTMVYSWPDAYAKAKAADQIIRARLERLGLTFDEILTEFVGVNACHGPLAADPSPDLAEVELRISVRSENRQAVDRFTREIAPLILTGPPTATGFAGGRPHVQEIVAYWPALLPKSQVEPSIEIRQS